The Oxalobacteraceae bacterium OTU3CINTB1 genome includes a window with the following:
- a CDS encoding M48 family metallopeptidase has product MYSLAFSILFVSFIILTLIVRFWLASRHIRHVLTHRGAVPAEFAEKIPLAAHQKAADYTVARTKFGLFTLLINTLVLVGFTLLGGLQWLSVEIFKLTGGGMGYQLALLAAFALISGVIDLPFDYYKQFGLEQRFGFNKMTRGLFFADMVKGALLGAAIGLPLMWVMLTLMEKSGDLWWFYAWLVWSGFQLLMMVLFPTVIAPMFNKFTPLEDQSLKSRIEGLMKRVGFASKGLFVMDGSKRSAHGNAYFSGFGANKRIVFFDTLLSRLQPQEIEAVLAHELGHFKLKHIIKRIVMMFAISLGFLALLGYLKNQVWFYTGLGVDPLLLPGQNNDAMVLLLFMLALPVFTFLFSPLTSIGSRKHEFEADAFAAKHTDSRDLVSALVKMYEDNASTLTPDPLHSAFYDSHPPASVRIRHLNAATAA; this is encoded by the coding sequence ATGTATTCACTCGCGTTTTCGATTTTGTTCGTATCTTTCATCATTTTGACCTTGATCGTGCGCTTCTGGCTGGCCTCGCGCCATATCCGTCATGTGCTGACCCATCGCGGCGCCGTGCCGGCCGAATTCGCCGAGAAGATCCCCCTCGCCGCCCATCAGAAGGCGGCCGATTACACCGTTGCGCGCACCAAGTTCGGCCTGTTCACCTTGTTGATCAACACCTTGGTGCTGGTCGGTTTCACCTTGCTTGGCGGCCTGCAGTGGCTGTCGGTGGAGATCTTTAAACTGACCGGCGGCGGCATGGGCTACCAACTGGCGCTGCTCGCCGCGTTCGCGCTGATCTCGGGCGTCATCGACCTGCCGTTCGACTATTACAAGCAGTTCGGCCTCGAACAGCGTTTCGGTTTCAACAAGATGACGCGCGGCCTGTTCTTCGCCGACATGGTCAAGGGCGCCTTGCTGGGCGCGGCCATCGGCCTGCCGCTGATGTGGGTCATGCTGACCCTGATGGAGAAATCGGGCGACCTGTGGTGGTTCTACGCGTGGCTGGTGTGGAGCGGCTTCCAGTTGCTGATGATGGTGCTGTTCCCGACCGTCATCGCACCGATGTTCAACAAGTTCACGCCGCTGGAAGACCAGTCGCTCAAGTCGCGCATCGAAGGCCTGATGAAGCGCGTCGGCTTCGCCTCGAAGGGCCTGTTCGTGATGGACGGCTCCAAGCGCAGCGCCCACGGCAACGCCTACTTCTCCGGCTTCGGCGCCAACAAGCGCATCGTGTTCTTCGACACCCTGCTCTCGCGCCTGCAACCGCAGGAGATCGAGGCGGTGCTGGCGCACGAGCTGGGCCACTTCAAGCTTAAGCACATCATCAAGCGCATCGTCATGATGTTCGCCATCTCGCTGGGCTTCCTGGCGCTGCTGGGCTACCTGAAGAACCAGGTGTGGTTCTACACCGGCCTCGGCGTCGATCCGCTGCTGCTGCCGGGCCAGAACAACGACGCCATGGTGCTGCTGTTGTTCATGCTGGCGCTGCCGGTGTTCACCTTCTTGTTCAGCCCCCTGACGTCGATCGGCTCGCGCAAGCACGAGTTCGAGGCCGACGCCTTTGCCGCCAAGCACACCGATTCGCGCGACCTGGTGTCGGCGCTGGTCAAGATGTACGAGGACAACGCCTCGACCCTGACGCCGGACCCGCTGCACTCGGCGTTCTACGATTCCCACCCGCCGGCGAGCGTGCGCATCCGGCATCTGAACGCGGCGACCGCAGCATGA
- a CDS encoding 4a-hydroxytetrahydrobiopterin dehydratase — protein sequence MNTSRTTLPDLLAGHSRPAKQALTADEAARLATLVPNWSLEDGKLCRSFGFLNYYRTMAFVNALAYLSHAEDHHPEMTVTYKNCTVRYDTHSVDDGRGGLSDNDFICAAKADALFAQLAKASA from the coding sequence ATGAACACTTCCCGCACGACGCTCCCCGACCTGCTCGCGGGCCATAGCCGGCCCGCCAAACAGGCGCTGACCGCCGACGAGGCCGCGCGTCTTGCAACGCTCGTGCCCAACTGGTCGCTGGAAGACGGCAAACTGTGCCGCTCCTTCGGCTTTCTCAATTACTATCGCACCATGGCCTTCGTCAATGCGTTGGCCTACCTGAGCCACGCCGAAGACCACCACCCGGAAATGACCGTGACTTACAAAAACTGCACCGTGCGCTACGATACCCATTCGGTCGACGATGGGCGTGGCGGCCTGTCGGACAACGACTTCATCTGCGCGGCCAAGGCCGACGCGCTGTTCGCGCAACTGGCCAAGGCGTCCGCATGA
- the rsgA gene encoding ribosome small subunit-dependent GTPase A codes for MSQQAPTKLKATIIAAHGRHYLAEAGGVKLQCVTRGKKTNVAVGDIVDVTMTSPDQGVIDKIEERKTLLYRSDQYKSKLLAANLTQLFIVVATEPGFADDLVSRSLVAAEAAGIQARLILNKTDVTESLARTRERLQPYASLGYPVHEVSAKAHPDEALAVLKPLLAGQSSILIGQSGMGKSSLINLLVPDADIAVREISAALDTGKHTTTFTRLYQLPELGEGSSIIDSPGFQEFGLYHLSEGMLERAFVDFAPYLGHCKYYNCRHLIEPQCAILAAVAEGKITKMRHTLYGQLLHESSQTLY; via the coding sequence ATGAGCCAGCAAGCGCCAACCAAGCTCAAGGCGACAATCATCGCCGCCCACGGTCGCCACTATCTGGCCGAGGCCGGCGGCGTCAAGCTGCAATGCGTCACGCGCGGCAAGAAGACCAACGTCGCCGTCGGCGACATCGTCGATGTCACCATGACCTCGCCCGACCAGGGCGTGATCGACAAGATCGAAGAACGCAAGACCTTGCTGTACCGCTCGGACCAGTACAAATCCAAGCTGCTGGCGGCCAACCTGACGCAGCTGTTCATCGTCGTCGCGACCGAGCCCGGCTTTGCCGACGACCTGGTGTCACGCTCGCTGGTGGCGGCCGAGGCGGCCGGCATCCAGGCCCGCCTGATCCTCAACAAGACCGACGTCACCGAATCGCTGGCGCGCACCCGCGAGCGGCTGCAACCGTACGCCTCGCTGGGCTACCCGGTGCACGAGGTGTCGGCCAAGGCGCACCCGGACGAGGCGCTGGCGGTCCTCAAACCGCTGCTGGCGGGGCAATCGTCGATCCTGATCGGCCAGTCGGGCATGGGCAAGTCCTCGCTGATCAACCTCCTGGTGCCGGACGCCGACATCGCCGTGCGGGAAATTTCCGCCGCGCTCGACACCGGCAAGCACACCACCACCTTCACAAGGCTGTACCAGTTGCCCGAACTGGGTGAGGGTTCGTCCATCATCGATTCGCCCGGTTTCCAGGAGTTCGGCCTGTACCACCTCAGCGAAGGCATGCTCGAACGCGCCTTCGTCGATTTTGCGCCCTACCTTGGACATTGCAAGTATTACAATTGCCGGCACCTGATCGAGCCGCAATGCGCCATCCTGGCGGCGGTCGCCGAGGGCAAGATCACCAAGATGCGCCACACGCTGTACGGCCAACTGTTGCATGAATCGTCGCAAACGCTGTATTAA